The region TTTTTGCAACTTGTTTGTAGCTTTATGTGTTTATCAGGAAATGAGTTCTGAATTGTGGGGGATTTGGGATCTGTCAGCGTTTTAATCAATCACCTGCTGTTGACTGAAACGGCAAATCAGTAAAAAGCACCTTAGGTTTCTAATTCTTATACCAAACGCTAAAGAGTTTCACTGTAGATTTACAGAGGTTATCACACTCTGCACTGCACCGTTTAtctttaataaacattaaaggaacaatacATAATACTTGTTACTtacatttacagcttcaaaatcattgtgatgctgtaatagggagaatagagagctctgtccttgctactctgggctcagcacttcagaagctgcactatgtaacacacacactttcttatTGATTAAAAGTAAAATTGAATTACACTAGGAGGAGCCTCTGGAGCCAAaattaaaaaccacatgtacctagagttcctttaatgttaataaacattatttcattttcaatgTATTTACAATATCTTCAGTTAATCCCTAACGCATTATCGTCTTTGTTCCTCTCAGGTGGTCAGCTGTGGTGCACAACCACTAAGAACATAATGGAAGGAGAAGAGCTGGTGGCGTTCGTGGTGGACTTTGACTCCCGGCTGCACTCGGTCAATCATATGTCCCTGAGCGAGGGCATGTACCCAGCACGTCTGTTGGACACCATCCAGCTCCTGCCCCAGCAAGCGGCCATGGCCTCCATCCTTCCCACAGCTATAGTCAACAGTGAGTAACAGCCTGGACACCTAGTTTATCTTGTTAAATAACTGTCAGCACTTCTACACCGTACACATGCTACACACGCAGACTTAATACAGATCAACATGCACTCAATCACCCAGTACGCTAATGAAGTCACGGCACAGGCTCCTGCAGCAAACTTGGCTGAAATGGTGTTGCATATGGACGCTCACCTGTCCCTTATCCTCCGCCCCATGCTGGACAGCAGTGTGGCCAATTGTTTGAGCCAGCTCAGCCTTTGTTACATACACTACCCTACAAAGCCCAACATGCTGCACGTGTCAGGTATTCACGGATTAAGCTCTCCAGCACGGATAAGAATAACCACCTTCAGTGTGGTCTACAACAAACACCACTGACCAGCACGTTGATTACAAAATTCAAGCCACAAGCAAGTACTTGTTTTTTTGACATAATAAGAGCTAGTCGCTGTTCGGCTTGACACAGAAGCTACCAGAAGCAGATGGTGCTCTGTTTTCATTTGCCCTTGAGGTAAGGGCACCAACCTGCTGGAATCATCTCGAGCTGCTGTGCAACTTCAGTACATGACAGAATTGTTTTGGAAGGGAATATCTAACACACACCTGCTAAAAGCCTAGCAGTGAAGCTTAGCCTAgttattattaaaagaaatgttAAGAAAACAAATTCAGAGTGAGCCCCAGAAGCTTGGATTCATTACTTGTTATACATCTCGTCGTTTTTCTAATCTCCATCAACCTAAATCACCTCATCCGGTCTCCCATCTTTCTGTCTCCCAGAGGACATCTTCCCATGTAAGGCCTGCGGGATCTGGTTCAGAAGCGAGAGGAACCTGCAGGCTCATCTGATGTACTACTGCAGTGGGCGACAGAGGGAGCCAGAGAGTGCACCTGAGGAGAACGAGGCAAACCCCCACCAAACCCCCAGCACCTGCCCTTTCCCTCAGTGCAACAAGAGCTTCAGCAGCCCACGTACTCTGGAGATGCACCTGAACTCACACAGTGGTAAGCAACATAATCTAACagaattcatcttaaatttcttTGTGAGCTACCTGGGTTGAGAAAATCTTTTTAGACCAATGCTCACAAAAGTAAACCTGGCACAATGCAAGATTTTCCATGTCTCTTTTACTTAACATTAAGAGGAACGCAAGCCAAAGACCTGATACATGCCTTTTATCGTCCTCACAGGTGTCAAAATGGAGGAGACTCTCCCCCCTGGCACCAGCTTGAAATGCACAATCTGTAACTACACAGCGGATTCTCTCATTACATTCCAGCACCACATCCTCACTCACCTGTCACAGGCGGCCTTCAGATGCAATCACTGCCATATCAGCTTCCAGAACCACAGGGAACTCTTGCAGCATCAGGACTTACATGGCCACTCCGGCAAGCTTCACAGGGAAAGCGACAGCGAGCACTCCCCACGGGGGGCCGAGGAGAGTCTGCAGCAGGCCCGAGCCGAGCTGGCTGCCAGGAAGGACATCGTCCTGCAAAGTCCCAAAAGCGTGCCCAACAAGGACGGTACCCCCGACGGAGAGCTGGAGAGAAGTGAGAAAAAGCTTGCGCTTGGAATGCAGAAAGGAGAAGGCCACCCAAGCGGCAAGGCCAGCTTCTCCTACACCAGGATTAAGTCGGAGCCTTCCAGTCCCAGATTGGCTTCCTCACCGGTTCAGCACAACATGGGACCCACCTTCCCCATGGGTCCATTCCTGTCGCAGTTTGCGTTCTCCCAAGACATTTCAGTTGTACCGCAAGCGTCAGAAATTTTAGCCAAAATGTCCGAACTTGTGCATCGCAGGCTACGCCATGGAGGGAGCAGTTACCCACCGGTTATATACAGCCCTCTGATGCCAAAAGGGGCGACCTGTTTTGAATGCAACATAACTTTCAATAACCTGGACAACTACTTAGTTCACAAGAAGCATTACTGCAACAGTCGCTGGCAGCACATGACTAAATCTCCAGATTTCTCAAGTGTTTCAGACAAGGTGACTGACTCTGCGAGCCCTAACAGTGGTCACACTTCGGTAGGGATGCTAACTGGATGTCACCCGTCTGAGACGGATAATCATCTAATGCCAGCCACATGCCTGAATACATCGGTATTGGACATTATGAATGCTGGCGGCAAAGTGCCTGATAAAGATCTGACAGGACAGGTGAAGAAGGTGACCACTCCCACGGGAGTTGAAGACAGACTCAATGGTAAGCAGGCAGAGGTCAAAAGTCCCAACAATTCCCTGGTGGAAGCAGAAAATGACCCAAACAAAACCACCTGCGAAGCTTGCAACATCACATTCAGTCGCCACGAGACTTTCATGGTGCACAAGCAGTATTACTGCGCCACGCGCCACGACCCACCCATGAAGCGCATGTCTGCGAACAAGGTGCCTGCCATGCAGAGAACCATGAGGACACGCAAGCGTAGGAAGATGTACGAAATGTGTCTGCCTGACCAAGAGCAGAGACAGCCAATGGGACCACAGCCAGGATTTCTAGGGGTCCCCACTCTGGGAAACCCCTGCACTTCTCAAGAAACCGTGGAAAGTCTCGCTGACCGCTTCCATCCCCGCTGCGACGTCTTTCCAGGCATGGTCCCCAAACACCTGGAGGCTTCTCTCACAGTCTCAAAATCCATCCTAGCTGCTAAAAGCAATGCCATTAGTGACCAACAGGAGCTGGACGCACCAATCGATCTCAGCAAAAAGTGCTCATCAGACAAGACCTGCAACTCACCCAAAAGACTCTTAGATTATCACGAATGCACCGTCTGCAAGATAAGTTTTAACAAGGTGGAGAATTACTTAGCTCATAAACAGAACTTTTGCCCAGTTACAGCTGTTCAGCACGGTGAGATCGCCGGTCTGGAACAGCCCGTGTTCCCAGGCATAAAGAGCGAAGGCAATAATCCTGACGACATGTACGACAAAAGTTCTGTGAAATGTGAGAAAAATGGTGGCACCAAGCTGATGGTGCAAAACGGCGGTCTGTTCCCTCCGCACCTCGGGCCTGTGCAAGACCTGAAGGCTTTCAGTGACCCCCAGCTCATGCCCTCCAAAGAAGAAAATAAGAGCATATTTTTGCCCCACTGCCTCTATCCTGGAGCAATAAAAAAGGTGAAAGGTACCGAGCCGATCTCGCCGTATTTTGGGATAAAGCCGACCGATTACTTGGCAGGGGGCATGGTTAAGCAGGGTGAAGCCAGCGAGCAAGAACAGGCCACTAACGGCACTAGTGAAGACGGGAAAGAGCAACCAGCAGCTAACGGCTGTCCCAACCCCAGCAAAGACCCGCTGCCCCTGCTCCCTAAGAACAGAGGTATGGTCATCATCAACGGAGGGCACAAGTTTGAGGAGAACCAGGCGGTACCCTCTCAGCAGGAGAACCAGCCCAACAACGTCTCAGCACCCGACGGGCAAACGTCACCCACATGGGGCTCGGAGAACCCCCCGGAACCCAATGACAGTGCGTCACCCACATCTAAATCGCCGAGCCAGGAGACGCCACCTGTTGTGGCCAAAGGCATGAACGGCTCGGCTCAGCCGGCTGGAAGCGGCAAGTACTGCCGCCTCTGTGACATCCAGTTCAATAACTTGTCAAACTTTATCACTCACAAGAAGTTTTATTGCTCGTCACATGCGGCCGAGCACGTGAAATGAAATCATGCTCTCCCCCCACCTGCCACAATCCTTCCCCCTCCCCACCCTacccttccttccttccttctctctttttGGCTACACTGTCGTGTCTGGAATAGTGCATCATGCAGTTTTATATGCTGCTTGTGGACAATCAAGAGAAGCTTCATGTTTCGTCATTTTTTTCATCTAgactgaaatgcaaaatcattgaggcgaaaaaaaaaaaaatccaagtgTAATATTGGTGccactttcacatttatttattttacaatcagTATTAATAGAAGTAGTGATCTTAATTTAAACACAAAGGAAATTTATATCAGAGTTGTTTGTAATGTTATTGTATAGTCATTCTTGTGTAGCAAACATTGTTTACACTGTATTGTAGGTTCAACGAGACAATAGACACAATACAAAACTGAAATGCATTTTAGACACAAAAATAGCTACTGAAGCACTTGTGTATTCTTATTTGCTGTAAGGGTttctgtttggttttgtttcgTTTATTTGTATATGCCTAAATGTCATTTGCAGAGCGATACTCATGACTTCTCAGCCTTAAAACACTGTACGGAGGGAAAACCAGGCACAATTCTGCATCTTATGTTTTGGCATATACACACGGCTTTGCATATGTATGTAGCTGTtggtctctgtctcttttcttcgACTCAGAAGTGGATGTTTTAATGAGGATGGCAGCGTTCTTGTATAGTACTCGTATTTGAGTTTGCGATACATTTTGGTCTCCCTTTTTAAAATTTGCTCTCGACGCAATACTTTGTAAAAAAGGGAACGTTACTGGAAGCAGTATTACTATGGAAACGGGAACATGGCAGATATTTCTAACCCATggggtaaaaaagaaaaaaacaaacaaacaaaaaaaaagacgtaCGAAAGTGAGTTTATTGATGTTAATAAACGGGGGGCGGGAGGGCATTTCGGGAGGGATGCTGTAAAAATGATCATTCCAATGTCCTTAttatggaagaaaaaaaatatttcttaaaaatgttGTTGCTATGCATGTATATGGATGGAATAAAATTCCAGAGCTGTTGgaaatttttattttgatgtgGTGTCATAATTAAACTTCAATCCTCAGGATAAACCGTCtgtttgtcttctgtttgtttttgtttttaattggaacAGTGTGAACGTAAAGAAAAGGTAACggttacccccccccccacacacacacgacgAATCCCCCtttattcacatttacatttattataaaacatcAAGAACAGACGTCACATTTCCTCCGTATCGAGAAACGACCCTAAATTCCCTGCGTAAAGAATGTGATGACACAGCACAGCTGTGAATGCGAGTGACACTTTCCCAATAGGAAACATCCTGGCGTGGTGTTTGAGCAGTGCCTCATTGCCTCTGCTGTTTGGTCTGCCTCTTTGACACCAGCTCCAGTAAATGTTTGCTTACCGGCGACGGCTTTTTATAGATCATGCGGCGGTCCGCCCCCCCGATCCGAATGCGGTGGGCCTGGGGGTAAACTCTCTCCAAAGCCTTCCTCTGCAGCTCGACAAAAacctgacaaacacacacacacacacacacaagccaatAAAGACATCATCCACTTTCCAAAGACCCCTGCTAGAAACTAAGCTGGTGTttcagagggagaaagagaacgGAGACGGCTCTCACTTGGTTGAGATGAGCAGGAAGCTGTTCATCAAAAGAATCTCCGACGAGAACGCTCACCGATGTGCTGCTCGACAGCGGCTTGAACCTTGACACGTCTCTGAATTAAAGAGAAAACCATGCTCCAAATGACAAAGGAATCAACTAAATATCTGACTCATTCTAGAGGGTCGTAAATGTGtgtaataaacacacatttctttgtttgtttttttacttcttttaaGAGCCTTTATCCAGAGAAACTTTGTCTTGTGTTTGTTAATAATGTGGATGATTTTGATTTTCAAGGAATAAAGctagaaaacaaacatttaccaGTGAAATAAGCCGTTTTTTCTTAATAATAATCAGCAAATCATTACGTTAAACAGATCCTGTATTCTTACAGTACTCTCACAATGAGACCTGTTCGATAAAGTGGAGATTTACAACACTTTCACTAAAGATGCCCTTTATTTTTCCCGTGAGAAGAGACTGATGTTGAAGGGTGAAATTAAAGCTGCAGCTGTTCGCTGTATATTTTACCTCACTTGAGATGCACTCTCGTTAAGGAAGAAGTGTTCGTCCACCGCGCCGCTCTGGTGGGCCGGGTTACTCAAGAGGTATTTCTGATCAAACAGGAAAGGTCCATTAATACATCAGAACAATACTAAATACTACAAGTTACCGTTAAATGCCGTTCTTATTTGAAAACACTATTTCTTTCACATTGATCTTCTCCACAGTtataaacagagaaagaagaaaatattacataataaaaGCTACACAAATCAGCATTTGAAAACAGCCAGTGCTTCTGGGAAAATACAGTCAGCTACATTTTAATGATCCAGTCGTCATCAAGTGCTCATTTCACCTGTGACTTCCACAAAATACCAAATCCAGCACAGTTCGTAATCAATGGATCTGATCTTAACCCGAACAGTGAGGATCAAGTGGATCCTCCGTGTGGATTCTTTTCGAGTTTTAGTTGTCTTTCATTATTATGGAAATCTATGGAAGAAAGATGACCCTTGTGTGCTGTAATGTTCTTCAGGGCAGTCACTAGGTTTATGCCgctattaataaaaagaaatataattaTCACACTTTTGAATAACACAATGCTgctttaattttgtatttttgtggcTCTTTGGggcattacattttacaaagagGTATTATGTCTAACTCTTTTGTAGTTGATTCACTAATAGAAATGTTTTCTCAGCAGTTTTAATGGTGGACATGTCACAGACAACTGAATACTACAATATACCTTttaatccaacatcagcacaccTCTAACAGTCAGTGGAATGTGTGTTAATccattttggggtttttttaataaaaggcCAAAGGCTAAAAATGAACCACACAGAACCACAGCCTCCTACAGATGTCAAACACAAAGGTATtaagtatatatttatgttCTAAGAATTAGTGTCAGTTTCTCACTGTACTGAGTTCAGCAGAATTTTACCACTGCATCACGGTCAAAGCCGGCCGCGGAATTTCGaaagtgtacattttaaaagactCTGTACGCCACGTAACCGATTAATCCTGGCGGCCCGGACCCTGCCGCCGAGCGCCGGTGGATGCTGGTGGTAAAGAGTAAAGATGGCTGAGATTGACAGAGCGTGCTGCCGCGGCTCTCGGCTCTTTACACGGAGGCTTTTGAAAGCGAGGAGTCAACAGTGGAGTCAATTGAAGCGGGGCGCCATCCCACTTGTGAAGAACAATCCCCCCAATCCAGGGAGACAGTGCAGTCAAATTAAAAAGTCGACAGGCATTTCAAGGGCCACGAGCAGCCTCTCGTCAGTACACAAAAGGCCCATGTAACCATTAACTGCTCTTCGATTGCTTTCCCTTTCTCATGCAGAGAAGGCTGCTGTGAATGCGCGGTAAAGCATCTGCGTTTTTTAGTTCTCCTGCAAAAGCATACGATGTATTTCTGACGTCTGACACGGCGGAACAACACGGATCCAGGCTCACCTGATTATCTACATGAAATTGATTCACTCCGATCCCTCGCTTCTACATCCAGGGGCATCTCACACTTCAGCGTGTACTTGGGCTCTTTCTTCTGTAGCTAAAACTTTTCCCCCtcactttgttgttgtttgctgGTTTTGTTGACGAGCGTCTGCGCATTAATTAGCGCTACTTCCACCATGAGCTTGTTATCGTCCCTAAACAAAAGAGACGGAGGCCTTCaaattggtgtgagtgtgttcagaCAGATAGAGCCAGTGTGATGGACACCTGGGAGGGGGGGGCTGGTCAGGTGCCTCttgcattaattatttttaacctCTTTTTTAAAAGAGAAGAAGCAAAACATTTCCCCTAAAATCATTTCTCTCCATTACTCGGGTCAGCTCTCGATTCATGTTGCAAATAGGAAAAATCTGCAGCCTTTTCAGAGCTGGAGGAGgcggcgcacacacacaaaaaaattctAATAAGCGATTTGCATATTCCCGGCCACACGTTAACTTGCATGAAATTGGGTGGAACTAGAGCGGAGAACAGCCGCCTACCTTGACCACGGGCGAGTGCCTTTCGCATCTCGACCTGCGAGACCCTGTCTGAAGACGTCTGGAGGAAAAAgagtgaagggggggggggggtgggggggtggctgttcaaaaagaaaaaggacCCAAATAGGATCCGGCCGCATCAGAAGAAAGTTGTTTGGCTTAGTTTGACGGCTGCTCTTCTTTAAACTGTTTCTCCAGCCCCTGCTCCACTCATCGTCTAAGCCCAGCTccatcccccccccctccacacacgttttattataatttacacTACAGCACCACCATGTGGACACTGCGGTGAACAGCGAGGAGGCGCACACTTCCTTGTCTCCGGTGTGAGCTGCTGGTCTGATTTCAAGCGGACAACAGCTCTAAGCACAGACCTGGGCCATCAAAAAAGAGGGTTGCAAAATCAATGATGCATTGACTTTAAAAACTATTCAGCTGTTTTTCATGTTTATATTCTATTTTTTATATAGAATAATGTTAGAATAGTTTCAGATTTATCACAACTACACACTTCAAT is a window of Hoplias malabaricus isolate fHopMal1 chromosome 1, fHopMal1.hap1, whole genome shotgun sequence DNA encoding:
- the zfpm2a gene encoding zinc finger protein ZFPM2a isoform X2; this encodes MSRRKQSNPRQIKRPLDDGLEEEEEECVSDGNELVAKDEFSVENFSADFETENLACEDMEYFCNKGEENSSREMGDTDMEGQNDKARHPPLESEEWDGPRELDLLNKDGERRIHSRQQLPVGTTWGPFDGKIEMSTDTTGLKTKAPVPVVLSSGPRWLLDVTWQGAEDNKNNCVVYSKGGQLWCTTTKNIMEGEELVAFVVDFDSRLHSVNHMSLSEGMYPARLLDTIQLLPQQAAMASILPTAIVNKDIFPCKACGIWFRSERNLQAHLMYYCSGRQREPESAPEENEANPHQTPSTCPFPQCNKSFSSPRTLEMHLNSHSGVKMEETLPPGTSLKCTICNYTADSLITFQHHILTHLSQAAFRCNHCHISFQNHRELLQHQDLHGHSGKLHRESDSEHSPRGAEESLQQARAELAARKDIVLQSPKSVPNKDGTPDGELERSEKKLALGMQKGEGHPSGKASFSYTRIKSEPSSPRLASSPVQHNMGPTFPMGPFLSQFAFSQDISVVPQASEILAKMSELVHRRLRHGGSSYPPVIYSPLMPKGATCFECNITFNNLDNYLVHKKHYCNSRWQHMTKSPDFSSVSDKVTDSASPNSGHTSVGMLTGCHPSETDNHLMPATCLNTSVLDIMNAGGKVPDKDLTGQVKKVTTPTGVEDRLNGKQAEVKSPNNSLVEAENDPNKTTCEACNITFSRHETFMVHKQYYCATRHDPPMKRMSANKVPAMQRTMRTRKRRKMYEMCLPDQEQRQPMGPQPGFLGVPTLGNPCTSQETVESLADRFHPRCDVFPGMVPKHLEASLTVSKSILAAKSNAISDQQELDAPIDLSKKCSSDKTCNSPKRLLDYHECTVCKISFNKVENYLAHKQNFCPVTAVQHGEIAGLEQPVFPGIKSEGNNPDDMYDKSSVKCEKNGGTKLMVQNGGLFPPHLGPVQDLKAFSDPQLMPSKEENKSIFLPHCLYPGAIKKVKGTEPISPYFGIKPTDYLAGGMVKQGEASEQEQATNGTSEDGKEQPAANGCPNPSKDPLPLLPKNRGMVIINGGHKFEENQAVPSQQENQPNNVSAPDGQTSPTWGSENPPEPNDSASPTSKSPSQETPPVVAKGMNGSAQPAGSGKYCRLCDIQFNNLSNFITHKKFYCSSHAAEHVK
- the zfpm2a gene encoding zinc finger protein ZFPM2a isoform X1 — translated: MQKSMFCYQNKTEHQSPLDDGLEEEEEECVSDGNELVAKDEFSVENFSADFETENLACEDMEYFCNKGEENSSREMGDTDMEGQNDKARHPPLESEEWDGPRELDLLNKDGERRIHSRQQLPVGTTWGPFDGKIEMSTDTTGLKTKAPVPVVLSSGPRWLLDVTWQGAEDNKNNCVVYSKGGQLWCTTTKNIMEGEELVAFVVDFDSRLHSVNHMSLSEGMYPARLLDTIQLLPQQAAMASILPTAIVNKDIFPCKACGIWFRSERNLQAHLMYYCSGRQREPESAPEENEANPHQTPSTCPFPQCNKSFSSPRTLEMHLNSHSGVKMEETLPPGTSLKCTICNYTADSLITFQHHILTHLSQAAFRCNHCHISFQNHRELLQHQDLHGHSGKLHRESDSEHSPRGAEESLQQARAELAARKDIVLQSPKSVPNKDGTPDGELERSEKKLALGMQKGEGHPSGKASFSYTRIKSEPSSPRLASSPVQHNMGPTFPMGPFLSQFAFSQDISVVPQASEILAKMSELVHRRLRHGGSSYPPVIYSPLMPKGATCFECNITFNNLDNYLVHKKHYCNSRWQHMTKSPDFSSVSDKVTDSASPNSGHTSVGMLTGCHPSETDNHLMPATCLNTSVLDIMNAGGKVPDKDLTGQVKKVTTPTGVEDRLNGKQAEVKSPNNSLVEAENDPNKTTCEACNITFSRHETFMVHKQYYCATRHDPPMKRMSANKVPAMQRTMRTRKRRKMYEMCLPDQEQRQPMGPQPGFLGVPTLGNPCTSQETVESLADRFHPRCDVFPGMVPKHLEASLTVSKSILAAKSNAISDQQELDAPIDLSKKCSSDKTCNSPKRLLDYHECTVCKISFNKVENYLAHKQNFCPVTAVQHGEIAGLEQPVFPGIKSEGNNPDDMYDKSSVKCEKNGGTKLMVQNGGLFPPHLGPVQDLKAFSDPQLMPSKEENKSIFLPHCLYPGAIKKVKGTEPISPYFGIKPTDYLAGGMVKQGEASEQEQATNGTSEDGKEQPAANGCPNPSKDPLPLLPKNRGMVIINGGHKFEENQAVPSQQENQPNNVSAPDGQTSPTWGSENPPEPNDSASPTSKSPSQETPPVVAKGMNGSAQPAGSGKYCRLCDIQFNNLSNFITHKKFYCSSHAAEHVK
- the zfpm2a gene encoding zinc finger protein ZFPM2a isoform X3, translating into MGDTDMEGQNDKARHPPLESEEWDGPRELDLLNKDGERRIHSRQQLPVGTTWGPFDGKIEMSTDTTGLKTKAPVPVVLSSGPRWLLDVTWQGAEDNKNNCVVYSKGGQLWCTTTKNIMEGEELVAFVVDFDSRLHSVNHMSLSEGMYPARLLDTIQLLPQQAAMASILPTAIVNKDIFPCKACGIWFRSERNLQAHLMYYCSGRQREPESAPEENEANPHQTPSTCPFPQCNKSFSSPRTLEMHLNSHSGVKMEETLPPGTSLKCTICNYTADSLITFQHHILTHLSQAAFRCNHCHISFQNHRELLQHQDLHGHSGKLHRESDSEHSPRGAEESLQQARAELAARKDIVLQSPKSVPNKDGTPDGELERSEKKLALGMQKGEGHPSGKASFSYTRIKSEPSSPRLASSPVQHNMGPTFPMGPFLSQFAFSQDISVVPQASEILAKMSELVHRRLRHGGSSYPPVIYSPLMPKGATCFECNITFNNLDNYLVHKKHYCNSRWQHMTKSPDFSSVSDKVTDSASPNSGHTSVGMLTGCHPSETDNHLMPATCLNTSVLDIMNAGGKVPDKDLTGQVKKVTTPTGVEDRLNGKQAEVKSPNNSLVEAENDPNKTTCEACNITFSRHETFMVHKQYYCATRHDPPMKRMSANKVPAMQRTMRTRKRRKMYEMCLPDQEQRQPMGPQPGFLGVPTLGNPCTSQETVESLADRFHPRCDVFPGMVPKHLEASLTVSKSILAAKSNAISDQQELDAPIDLSKKCSSDKTCNSPKRLLDYHECTVCKISFNKVENYLAHKQNFCPVTAVQHGEIAGLEQPVFPGIKSEGNNPDDMYDKSSVKCEKNGGTKLMVQNGGLFPPHLGPVQDLKAFSDPQLMPSKEENKSIFLPHCLYPGAIKKVKGTEPISPYFGIKPTDYLAGGMVKQGEASEQEQATNGTSEDGKEQPAANGCPNPSKDPLPLLPKNRGMVIINGGHKFEENQAVPSQQENQPNNVSAPDGQTSPTWGSENPPEPNDSASPTSKSPSQETPPVVAKGMNGSAQPAGSGKYCRLCDIQFNNLSNFITHKKFYCSSHAAEHVK